CACCTCATCACCTCTTCCACCAAACCCTCCTCCTGTCCCTCAGTGCCCTGCCTCTCACAGCACCTTAACGGAACGGCATAAGATCCTGCACCGGCTGCTCCAGGACACCAGTCCCAACGACGGCTCCACCACCACCGAGGAAGGACTAAACAAACACGATGTTGAGATCAAGAGGGAGCTGCCTGCCAGTCCAGCTCTTAACGCATCACCTCCCAAGTCCAGCTCCAGAGAGCCACAGGACCATCAACTACTCCGTTTTCTCCTGGACACAGACGAAAAGGTGACCATTAAACAGGCCCTTTCCATGCCTTTTATTTTTGATGCATTTCATTTGTATGTATTTAGTAGAgttgctccctcttagtcgactaatcggtcgttttggtcttagtcaacttagattagtcatgttttatgcttttttcatgctgaatgacttatttccaagaaacgtacgagcacatctctggtaaacacaagaattaaagtggtgcttttgcgtgactctttgcggagaaactcagatttacagatctttatcgattaaatcaactaatcgattagtcgattaaatcgactaatcgattagtcgatacaattgaatgagtgttagtcgactaagaatttcttcaatcgagcacagccctagtatttAGGACTCgttactttcttttattattaagAAATCCACTAATGTATCAATGTTTATTTGATCTGATTTGATTTAATCTGTTCAtggcacaaaacaaaaataaattgtgttAGCCTTGATCAATGTGAATCATTACGTACATCCCTAATAAATAATACACAAGCATTGATATCCGTACTGTAAAAACCCTATTATTTGTTCCCTTGAGCCAAGACGCCATGGAAAATACTAATggaaatgtaatttgtttttaaaggacCTGGGGGACCTTCCACCTCCATCTGCTCTCACCCTGCAGACGGTTAGGGTAAAAGTGGAGAAGAGAGCCAGCGTGGAGGGAGCAGCCTGTACGGGCTCTACTGCTGCAGCAAGAGGTGCATCCAAACCTGCAGGAGTTTGCAGCAGCTCGGCTTGCATCAGCCCCAAATCAAGCCCCGTCAGAGAGAACTGCAGAGACAGCCGCAGGGACAGCCGAGACTCCACGGTACAGTTGCTGTGATCTGTGTTGTGATCTGCAATAACTCAAACCAGTCCTAGTATTTGAACAATTATCCTGGTACAATGTGCTTGTGTTTGCAATGGTCATGTAGACGAGGCTAATTGTACAGTAAACATAACTAATCAGCACACAAACTATTACTTACCTACCTGCTATTCATTCTTATTTGTGATGGTGTAAAAAAAACCTGAGAGAGCATGAGATGGGCTATCTATCCAATCAGATGTTGTTGTCCGCGAACTATCAAACTCTCCAGGCAATCGGATTGTTCTGATAGTAACTCCCAGCACACGCCCATAACAAAGACCCCTGTGGGGAAATCCCAAAAACTGTTGATAACCGCTTAACTTTAGCTGCAGTTGTTCTGAGCGACGCATAATTCAAGGCTTTTAAGAAACCCCCTGGGAGGGTTTTCCCTGCCGTTATACGGCTTACAGGCACAGCAAGGGTGCTGGAACTTATTGATACAGTGTTCACATCCTGCAAAAGCAGTACAACATTTTGGGGCAATAATTctaataataatggtccaaaatgatgtgaaatgtCCTAGTTATAAGTCCAAAACTTTCATATTTTGTTGAAGTTACCCTCCACAAACATGAAAAAGCCTAATATTTAGCCCTCTGTTCGGTGCTAGTGAGGTAGAATGATTGCTTCTCGCAAGTTCAACCAGTTAaacgcacaaaaaaaacatttgataaaTGAGAGTGGTATATGATCAGGGCGTGGTGGTATTTTGTGCGTGGCGTGACTGCAGATGCTccatatattttctttttcgtTTTGGACCTTTGCCAATCACATGCCTGTTTAATGGCCTAATAATTTAAATGAGTGTCCTCCTTCAGGGCTGACACTGTTGCTTTCAAATGCACACCGGCGCTCTGTGAGAAAGAATACAATTAAGCACTGGAATTTTGCTCTATTGAGCTTTGCTCCGGCATTGGCAGTTTCCTTACAGCCATTGTAAATCACGTTGAATGTTTATTTTCTTGGACTTTGTCTCCGCTGCAGGCTCAGCTACCAGCTGCAGCCTTTGAAGCTCACTGGCCTTTGACCTTTtgtctctccccatctctcGGTCACTGATCGGTTGCCCCCTCTTTTCTGCCGCCCATTATTCTTTAATATATTACTTTCACGCCATTAAACCGTTCATTCTTCCATTCTGTCTTTTATTCCTCATCTCTATCCCTTTTTTCGTTTGTTTCTGCTccgctctccatctctctccctcagaTCTCTGGTGGCCCTGTTGACATGGACCCTCTCACCCAGCTGCTGCCTGGCCTGAGAGGCCCGGGTGAGGTCAAACACGGCAGTGAGGATTCAACAACCCCTGGAGGAGGCCCCCAACTCCACTCTCCAGCCTCGCAGCCCTCAGCTCAGCTCCAGTCCTCCCTGCCTCAGCTCCAGTCCCCGCTTCCTCAGCTCCAGTCCCCCCTGTCCCAGCCGCAGTCCCTTTCCCAGTTGCAATCGCCGTCACCCCAGCTCCAGTCCCCTTCCCCCCAGCTCAAACTGCAGTCACCCACTCAGCTCCAGCCCGGTGAGGCCGGCACTCCCCGCAACGTCAATGTGAAGAGAGAGCCTCCCGGCACTCCGAACAGAGGTATAGTTTCAACCTAGCAGGGGGAtggatagatatagatatagatagatatatatatatatatatatatatatatatatatatatatgtatgtatgtatgtatgtatgtatgtatgtatgtatgtatgtatgtatgtatgtatgtatgtatgtatatgtatatgtgtatatatatatctcaaactGCTGAGTGTTTGTTAAAACAAAACTTTTGTCTGTAATGAACaattttcatgtaaaaaaaattattattattatcatcagtggTAGTATCCAGTATAGTAGCGTGATCCAGAGCTCtctctatttatttaattattcattcatttatttattcacttaCACACTGTTAGTCTGTGTGCCCCCTGGTGGCTTTTGGGAGGCATTGCGGCATAACCAGAAAAAGTTTAACACTGAAGTCTTAACAGTCTTGAGTCTGTGTATCAGTATTAAAACAGTAAAGGTTTGTGCATTAGGTTGTTTTTAAATTAGCTTTTCCTCAGTTTCTACGTGCTCGTGTTTGTTTCCCAGGACTCGCCGATGGAGGCCCGACCTCCGGCTGCAGCCTCCAGAGTCAGTCAGCCTTTGATTTCTGCAGTCCCCCCACTCCGAAGCAGACACAGAACCAGGGACAGGGAGACATCTTCCAGACCCCCCAGGACAGCAGCCCCTTTCCAGAGGCAGACATTAACCCATTCAGTTCAAGCACTGGTATGCTAGAAAACATAATAACACACACCTTAACGGTtgcagtcattgaaaatgtGCTTAAGATGTCCCAGTAAAATGATCTCATGACGACCGTGGGAACCCTGTTTTGTGGTAACTCGACACTAAATCTTCTGTAGCAGTAAAGCATTGTTGAGCTGACCTCTATAGGTTCAAAGTTTCAATACTCTTAACATAAATGACCATACTCAATATCCCTATTGGGTGTGGTGAGACTGTGTTTTGTTACATGTCTGAGCTCAAACGTGATATAGCTTTAGAGTATGCTGTAGAATAGAGCAGCACAATGCTGCATCAATGAATTGAGGTACAAAATCGGCATCAAAAGATTTTGAGATTATGTTAAATTTCTGTTTAAATATAGcgagtggtggaagaagtattcagatctgtactaataccacactgtaaaaaatactgtgttacaagtaaaagtcctgcattgaaaatgttacttaactaaaggtatgtaagtatcaataggaaaatgtacttaaattaaAAGTCGATGCCAAAAGATCTGTTTAACTTTAAAgtcgtctaatcatttcagctttacttgtaggcctatacatttttgggtagtttaatttataataaaacattgtattttgtgcgcaaaaatcttaatttgttaactaactagtaactaaacctgtcagataaatgtagtggagtaaaagtagaaagtaccatgaaaagaaaagactcaagtaaagtacctcaaatttgtacttaagtacagtacatgagtaaatgtacttagttacattacacCACTGAATATAGCAAAGCGTGCCTACTGTGCATGACTTCAATTATATTGTTGAATCGAATTATTTTGACTCCAAATTCAgtgttaatgtatttatttttcttcagtgTTAATTGTAATAAAACtgtgttaaaatgtgttttgaagGCCTATCTAAGATGGACGTGGGAGACTCCCAGTTCCAGCCTCTGGCTCTGTCTGACACCTTGTCATTTGATGGTCTTGGAACACCTTTACAAGCTTCCTTGGCATCACCGCAAGAGTAAGCATTACTGTACTCTCAACACTAGGGCTGgctaccgaattcaatacttgtTAGGCACAGactgaattgcctctaaagtattgagtatcaaaaactgcctttcaatacccaatttcaacacctaaggagtaaatctcatcatctaataatgctgctgattggctgtttaacgttacacgtcgtagagacaggcaggaaaaataaattaaaagatttgtgtaatgttgtaatttctttttgttttataaaattggtattgtaaaaaggtatcgtttaggaacctgtatcaaagtcacggtattgatATCTGTACCGGTATCgaatatttttgaacgatacccagccctactcaatATATTGTCATTTATCTATAATTTTTCTACTCCGAAGTTGTGGGATAATACCCACTGACGCTCCAGTGTGTTGCAGATGATAATGTGCAGCGTTTCTCTGTGTGAGCAGGCAGTGTGTGCCATGTTCGCTGGATGAAGTGCTGGGCCCTCCGACCACATCCGAGGGCCGGAACGATGAGAAAGCTCTGTTAGAGCAGCTCGTCTCCTTCCTCAGTGGGACTGATGAGAGTGAACTGGCCGAGCTGGATAAGGCTCTGGGTATTGACAAACTGGTGCAGGTAAGAGGGTGATTAAAAGATTGTAGTACTTAAGAGAGCTGGGCAGCGGATGTGAATGACGTATAAAGAGTGTAGTGAGCAGTTAGGAAAGGCTCTACATATTTAATTTTAAGATCGGTGAATCATCATTAAGCTGCATTTGGCAAAAGCCCTGCTGGACTGCTTTCAACTTAAACAGGAGGTGTTTTTACACAACTTGACTCCAGTTCTGCTGTTCTGACCACATATGTCCAACTTCATCTTAGCAGAATATGTGTTCAGAAAATGTTCAGAATTCAAGATACAAAATTATTAAtcccacaacggggaaatgttACATCAGCAAGGGATTGGgcaaaaaagataaacaaacaataaataaatataagtatagaataaataaatagtaaacaGTTGTATGGAATGTGTATGTCACTGCTCTTCTGCTTAATTTAATGTATTgtaacaaacagagagacagccaGGGAAGGAGAGTGCCGTCACATCACATTTAAATGGAagcaacataataaaaaaatcctATTTTTGTCTGCCTCTTCCCAGGGCGGCTGTTTTGAACCTTTGCCTCCAAACTTCCCAACCCAGCAGCCCACTGCCACGCCAGGTTCCATGGACCTTAAACTTCCCACCTACCTTTCCCAGTTTACACCAGCTCAACAAGCTCAGTTTCCTCCCGAGCTGGCCACGGTGGTGGGGACACAGGGTCTTGGGTTTGGAGCCCCCCGGGGGGCTTTCCCCGGCGGGACGACGGGCATCGGGCTGAGGCCAGGCATGACGCGACCACAGGGGATTGGCCCTCAGCTCAGGCTGCCACCCAAccaactgcgcctgcagctgcagcagaggCTGCAGGGCCCACAGCAGGTGAGGACACAGAGGTGGTGGTTTTTCTTTATTATGTATTTCATTTCAGACTAGATTCCATTTGGGCGGTAAGATGTTGCTGGATGTGATGCCTGTACAACATCACTCTCAGGGTGAACTATTTCTGTGTGGAGTGAGACACATCTCTTATTATATTAGGTGTAATTTATTCACACTATTCAAGGGCTGCTGTTACAACAGCAATATACAATTCACGAACGAGTGAAAGAAAGTAACACCTTTGAGTTATTTTCACACTTTACGTGCTCTCAGTGCTTTCATATACCATCCACACTTTATGGCTCTTATATACtagacgcagcccagctggcgcgtgCAAATGTGATgtcactagttgcagtcttctcctgaacagcggtggcgctaatgagcaaatgcTACCGACGTTgttctttctacggactagaagaaggtaaacaacggcagaactgacagcagcattgccgtcaatgtttcgatttgattggatgacctacttcgtcggatcgagcctttgattcaccataaaagagctcatcttaacccggtaagtttaccagagagacttgcagtcactctgagagtcctgacatccggttgtcggcgaactcGTTCAGGCCTCCTTGTCCACTTTGTCACGcccctctgaaaaaaaaaaagagccgtgcgcgaccTCTGCTTGCACGCTATAAATCGGGCGCGTCGGCAGGATATTACATCATAGTATGTCACGATGGcacgcgccaccttggatgcgtctAGTATATAAGAGCCATAACTCGTTGCTCCTGACTATCAAAGACAAATGTTTCAAAGGTGTAATTAATAGAACAAAGTATTTACTTGTAACTTTCTGTGTCAGTTTCCTAACAAATCTTCTGATTTCAGATTCAAAATTTTAGTTGAAAACCTCTCAAAAGAACTCGCCCCTTTCTTCTCCTTCGTCATCCCTAATATTCAactcctctccctcttttttttctgtcgcCCAATAATGATGATCTGgtttatttcttctttcttaaTAAATCCTGCCTTCCCTTCACTCTATTATCATGTCTGACCTCTGCTTattttgtctctgtctttgCCTCTCTGTCTCAGCTCCAGAACAGGGTGGCGGGCATGAATGCGTTTCCTGGAGGCGCCCAGCATGTGAACATAGGGATTCGTCAAGGGGTTCAACAACCTCAAATGCCCTCACAGGTGAGTCACGGTGGCAGCAAATGAAGCTCGGCTCACCCTGACCTCCCGCTGCTGTTTCCCCACAGAGCCGGAAAGACTACCAAAATGATTTGTTTACGTACATTTCGTTGGCTTGCTGTTTGggttttttattttgatgttttggttttggtgtcAATTCCAGCAGCAGCATGTAGCTGTTTTCAGTAAAAGAAAAGGCTttaagttagcgactagctgatGAACTAAGTGGAGCATTTAGTAGCTAAGGCCGATATTTCCCTGAGGAGTCATAAGGGCCTAAAACCAGAGCTAAGagagtaaatatatatacaactttatttacacactcAAGGTCCAGATAGAAAAGTACACATAACATATTACAAGAggggtacacacaaacacacaaacaaatacatacagacatactgaCTACCACATATTACATAAagggaacatacaaaacatacagacagacagacaatgtcGGCACAGCATGACTATATACAATATTCATCGGGTGGCCAGAAACCAtctccaaatgaatgctgattgtTGCTCCGGATCCGCTGGATGTGcagtgattttttatttttattttaactgcaTAACCGTTCACCCTGTCAActtgaaagataaaaaaatataatattgaAAAAATTTCAATGTTGCGTTTACAGCATGTTCCGCTGCCCCAAGTAGCCAAAAAGCAGTTAATGCAGTTTCAGTTAGGAGAAAATCGCTCAATTTAAAGGCAGTAAACGACTAAGTTagcattgtagtttttgcacTGTAATCCTCAAATAACCTAGTTTTTTGTATCATTAGatcaattaaattattaaagaTACATGTTTGCATGTATTGCATTACTTTCTTGTTACATCTTTCCTCTTTAATGCTGTTGCCTAATTGGTGTTACATTGGTGTTGGCTTTAAGGCAGCATGTGAATGTGCCGGCTGGCCAGTAGTTATCTGTCCGTGAAtctgggaggagggggggagctTCTGAAGTgggggttgtatttgtttggctgttgagttcaaatatcaatcTTTGCGCAGCAttgcttactgcacctttaacttaAATATTTGCTCTGTAACATGCTCTTTTTTACATCATATCTCTCAGCAGCCTCCGCTGAATGCCCAGATGCTGGCCCAGCGACAGAGGGAACTCTTCAGCATTCAGCACCGCCAGCGCCAGCTTTTCCAGCAGAAAGTCATGCTGATGAGACAGAACATGGCAGGGGCTCCGACCGGAGCTGTGGGGCCCATCGGAACTGCCAGGGTCCCAAAAGGTCCCACAACAACGcctcaacagcagcagcagcagcaacaacaacagccgcAGCAGCAGTTCAACTTTCCACAAGGGTACCCCCCGTTGACGGGAAAATCCCCTACCTCACCAAGTCAATTCGGCCCCATGAGTGGGAGCCCTCTGGACAACAAACTGCCCGGCAGAGTTCCCCTGAATAACCAGGCGCTGATGGGCAGCGTGCAGGGCCAGTTCAGCAGCACCGTCAACTCCTCATTGCAGCAGGGCCTGTTTCAGCAGTTTGGAGGGACTGGTGCGTTTAAGCAAACTTGCTCCACCACAGACTGAGAATCCATTTTCATATCAAATTAATGTGGTTTTTTTAACACTCTTTATTGTAGATAATTTTACTTTAATTATACAACATTATAATATGtgttgcggctgtaagcagtccaacaaagtgctgccgcgagggactaaacacaaagatgcataaacacactgtgacacGCACaagattgtattgcaatgatttattcctccacacgtaaaatacaattagctactgcagttaccaaatgtaaataAGTGAAATAAGTGTGTTAGTGCAGCGGTCAGCAGAAAGTGTTGGCTCCCAGGCGCACCCCCTCACTGTCAAAGCCCAACAAACCCAGGTGATCAGatgaagcaaacaaatatgttatcacttccgctcaaactgcgatgaaaacgcccaccacctacaatataagtgcacaacacaataatcaacaaacaacataaatgagaccataaacaacatacaatatgtggctcctacaatATGAATTCACCCACTATTGGGTTATTGATCAGTGTGGTTCATCTTTTGACTTTGTTGTGTatataaaatcaatataaaacTAGAACATTTTAAGAAGTACTCCTACAATTACCATTTAGCAGCAAAAGATAGAGAGAAGTTTTACTAAAAACAATCCCAAATAGCCAGTCGTGTCTTATCAAAATCCCGCGTTGCACCTTTTTGTCATAATTTGTCAAAGTTATTTGTTTGACTTTTCTACTTTTCGTCTTTTAAAGCTATCGCCCAGCAAGACCCATCTTTCCCATCTGAGATGAGCCCGACCAGCCCGTTGTTGTCACCTCAAAGCTCCACCTCCCAGAGTCCTCTGCTTCAGCAGGCCCCGCCCCCTGGCTACCAGTCACCAGAAATGAAGAGCTGGCAACAGACAGGCATGGGCAGCAACAGGTTAGGAAGAGTACACTGTTGAAACCAAGGTCATAATAGTTTTGAATTTTCAATTCGTTTTTGTTTTAGTGTTGACTTTTGAATTTCAGAGTGCGTTTGCTAGTTTTagttcagtttcagtttttcagaaaggtttggttttagtttttatatatttagttttacagtagtactagtttgtttttgttagggCCAGGCATAACATCTCAGAAGTATGTAgctacatatacatacaaaatacatggtTGGAGAATAGCCATGAGCTCTAATTTTTAATCTTTGCGCAACTTCAGTGTCCAGATGTAAAGCAATTAGGGCATAGCATCATCTCATGTCTAGTCTGTTCAATTTCTGTGGTTCAATGTAATGAGTGTTGATGGAAATTCATACTGTCTCCTTTTATCCGGTGGTGCTCTattattgctaaaaaaaaaactaaaatgatcattatgttcatttatatatatatatatatatatatatatatatatatatatttttaacctGGCAATTAGTTtgagtttagttttagtttttctgttgttttagtTTACTATAATAACCCATGCTGTAACAGTTACGCGAATATTACATTtaagtttataaaaaaatcCCTTGTAATTATATTAAATGATTATGATTGTTAAAATGACACACTTTCACACTTTCCTCGTGTTAAGTGCTGATTGCTTTGGGGAAggtagaacagttacaacatttcatggagcattataacataAGACCCATCATTCTTTTTATTCTTATGTAAGGATGAGAACATGGATATGAATTGCCAGCAATTgcaagtgtttttctttcaataagcatggaacacatttatcacaaaagctaaaattataataatacaaaaacaattCTAATAAAAAAGATCAGTGCTTTACTGTAAACAGACATTTCTGATATGCCTCAGTTTAATAGCAGCATCTACATTTTGCACCG
This genomic window from Perca flavescens isolate YP-PL-M2 chromosome 18, PFLA_1.0, whole genome shotgun sequence contains:
- the ncoa1 gene encoding nuclear receptor coactivator 1 isoform X2, which produces MSAVGENPLDPATPESRKRKGSPCDTSGQSVEKRRRELECRYIEELAELLSSNMGDIASLSVKPDKCHILKSTVDQIQQMKRREQEKAALLSPDEEVQKSDISSSSQGLVEKEALGPMLLEALDGFFFVVNREGRIVFVSENVTGYLGYAQGELMTSSVYSILHVGDHNEFVRNLLPKSLVNGVPWSQEPGRRNSHTFNCRMLKRPPDEMDSENPEALQQYEIMQCFTVSQPRTMQEEGDDLQSCLICIACRIPRAQPLSTESFITKQDPTGKIISIETSALRATGRPGWEDLVRKCIYAFFQPQGKEPSHAKKLLLEVMSHGTAISPLYHFALSDGTPLSAQTRCKFCCPPNPDVQPFIMGIHTIDREHNTSSSQENTNPSLPTLGSLAQTPSRSPSLPPSSNWTQGAGLATPGLHPNNTNTSSHGHNPATPTGYLTPNRTFPQQVNSPSPLSSPLTATPTSFMSPRMPRASPGLGGSPRVPGNPFSPSTPGLHSPAGELSSGGSLSKQQSGGDGSSGAVGGSTGSFSLTSPVLQRQASTPTGSSSRPPSAKPPEGGEGRGEDSVKAPLPSASQLGNPRLNQLLDSNGTGVEPNNNRIHCTSSPLPPNPPPVPQCPASHSTLTERHKILHRLLQDTSPNDGSTTTEEGLNKHDVEIKRELPASPALNASPPKSSSREPQDHQLLRFLLDTDEKDLGDLPPPSALTLQTVRVKVEKRASVEGAACTGSTAAARGASKPAGVCSSSACISPKSSPVRENCRDSRRDSRDSTISGGPVDMDPLTQLLPGLRGPGEVKHGSEDSTTPGGGPQLHSPASQPSAQLQSSLPQLQSPLPQLQSPLSQPQSLSQLQSPSPQLQSPSPQLKLQSPTQLQPGEAGTPRNVNVKREPPGTPNRGLADGGPTSGCSLQSQSAFDFCSPPTPKQTQNQGQGDIFQTPQDSSPFPEADINPFSSSTGLSKMDVGDSQFQPLALSDTLSFDGLGTPLQASLASPQEQCVPCSLDEVLGPPTTSEGRNDEKALLEQLVSFLSGTDESELAELDKALGIDKLVQGGCFEPLPPNFPTQQPTATPGSMDLKLPTYLSQFTPAQQAQFPPELATVVGTQGLGFGAPRGAFPGGTTGIGLRPGMTRPQGIGPQLRLPPNQLRLQLQQRLQGPQQLQNRVAGMNAFPGGAQHVNIGIRQGVQQPQMPSQPPLNAQMLAQRQRELFSIQHRQRQLFQQKVMLMRQNMAGAPTGAVGPIGTARVPKGPTTTPQQQQQQQQQQPQQQFNFPQGYPPLTGKSPTSPSQFGPMSGSPLDNKLPGRVPLNNQALMGSVQGQFSSTVNSSLQQGLFQQFGGTAIAQQDPSFPSEMSPTSPLLSPQSSTSQSPLLQQAPPPGYQSPEMKSWQQTGMGSNSLFSQSGQSAGPAFGQQGVYNNMSITVAMAGGSASVGSLPHVGQPVGMSNSNLSNVGSVCSDQQVQQVQVFADVQCTVNLVGSDSYLNQGSIGATASQKGPGAQGSQNNQTQQKSLLQQLLTE
- the ncoa1 gene encoding nuclear receptor coactivator 1 isoform X1 is translated as MSAVGENPLDPATPESRKRKGSPCDTSGQSVEKRRRELECRYIEELAELLSSNMGDIASLSVKPDKCHILKSTVDQIQQMKRREQEKAALLSPDEEVQKSDISSSSQGLVEKEALGPMLLEALDGFFFVVNREGRIVFVSENVTGYLGYAQGELMTSSVYSILHVGDHNEFVRNLLPKSLVNGVPWSQEPGRRNSHTFNCRMLKRPPDEMDSENPEALQQYEIMQCFTVSQPRTMQEEGDDLQSCLICIACRIPRAQPLSTESFITKQDPTGKIISIETSALRATGRPGWEDLVRKCIYAFFQPQGKEPSHAKKLLLEVMSHGTAISPLYHFALSDGTPLSAQTRCKFCCPPNPDVQPFIMGIHTIDREHNTSSSQENTNPSLPTLGSLAQTPSRSPSLPPSSNWTQGAGLATPGLHPNNTNTSSHGHNPATPTGYLTPNRTFPQQVNSPSPLSSPLTATPTSFMSPRMPRASPGLGGSPRVPGNPFSPSTPGLHSPAGELSSGGSLSKQQSGGDGSSGAVGGSTGSFSLTSPVLQRQASTPTGSSSRPPSAKPPEGGEGRGEDSVKAPLPSASQLGNPRLNQLLDSNGTGVEPNNNRIHCTSSPLPPNPPPVPQCPASHSTLTERHKILHRLLQDTSPNDGSTTTEEGLNKHDVEIKRELPASPALNASPPKSSSREPQDHQLLRFLLDTDEKDLGDLPPPSALTLQTVRVKVEKRASVEGAACTGSTAAARGASKPAGVCSSSACISPKSSPVRENCRDSRRDSRDSTISGGPVDMDPLTQLLPGLRGPGEVKHGSEDSTTPGGGPQLHSPASQPSAQLQSSLPQLQSPLPQLQSPLSQPQSLSQLQSPSPQLQSPSPQLKLQSPTQLQPGEAGTPRNVNVKREPPGTPNRGLADGGPTSGCSLQSQSAFDFCSPPTPKQTQNQGQGDIFQTPQDSSPFPEADINPFSSSTGLSKMDVGDSQFQPLALSDTLSFDGLGTPLQASLASPQEQCVPCSLDEVLGPPTTSEGRNDEKALLEQLVSFLSGTDESELAELDKALGIDKLVQGGCFEPLPPNFPTQQPTATPGSMDLKLPTYLSQFTPAQQAQFPPELATVVGTQGLGFGAPRGAFPGGTTGIGLRPGMTRPQGIGPQLRLPPNQLRLQLQQRLQGPQQLQNRVAGMNAFPGGAQHVNIGIRQGVQQPQMPSQQPPLNAQMLAQRQRELFSIQHRQRQLFQQKVMLMRQNMAGAPTGAVGPIGTARVPKGPTTTPQQQQQQQQQQPQQQFNFPQGYPPLTGKSPTSPSQFGPMSGSPLDNKLPGRVPLNNQALMGSVQGQFSSTVNSSLQQGLFQQFGGTAIAQQDPSFPSEMSPTSPLLSPQSSTSQSPLLQQAPPPGYQSPEMKSWQQTGMGSNSLFSQSGQSAGPAFGQQGVYNNMSITVAMAGGSASVGSLPHVGQPVGMSNSNLSNVGSVCSDQQVQQVQVFADVQCTVNLVGSDSYLNQGSIGATASQKGPGAQGSQNNQTQQKSLLQQLLTE